In a single window of the Micromonospora sp. WMMD1155 genome:
- a CDS encoding virginiamycin B lyase, translating into MTTVDIREIPLVAPGAGPYGITAGPDGALWLTLVHAGAIARLGADGTVRTHPLDPAGGRPLIITAGPDDALWFTRSGDDRIGRISLDGEQRTVALPAGSGPDGIATGADGALWYAGMTSDTIGRVDTDGTVTVFPLPVTGGFASMITAGADQALWFTLNQANAIGRIDLDGRVTVHPLPTANAGPVGITLGADGAVWFVEIAAGQLGRITPDGEIVEFPLPDRAARPHAIVADPAGGVWFTEWGANRIGHLDPTGRIDAHDLPTPDAEPHGITRTADGVWAALEIGAVAHLPHPAQSSVIKRFASGSGPELTQTS; encoded by the coding sequence GTGACGACCGTCGACATTCGGGAGATACCGCTCGTCGCGCCGGGAGCGGGCCCGTACGGCATCACGGCTGGCCCCGACGGCGCGTTGTGGCTGACGCTGGTCCACGCCGGAGCGATCGCCCGCCTGGGGGCGGACGGCACGGTCCGTACCCATCCGCTTGATCCGGCCGGCGGTCGCCCCTTGATCATCACGGCCGGGCCGGACGACGCGCTCTGGTTCACCCGCTCCGGCGACGACCGGATCGGTCGGATCAGCCTCGACGGCGAGCAGCGCACTGTCGCCCTACCCGCGGGCAGCGGACCGGACGGCATCGCCACCGGAGCCGACGGCGCGCTCTGGTACGCCGGGATGACCTCCGACACGATCGGCCGGGTCGACACCGACGGCACTGTCACCGTGTTCCCGCTGCCGGTGACCGGCGGGTTCGCCTCGATGATCACCGCCGGGGCGGATCAGGCGCTCTGGTTCACCCTCAACCAGGCGAACGCGATCGGCCGCATCGACCTCGACGGTCGGGTCACGGTGCATCCGCTGCCCACCGCGAACGCCGGACCGGTCGGCATCACCCTCGGCGCCGACGGGGCGGTCTGGTTCGTGGAGATCGCCGCCGGTCAGCTCGGCCGGATCACCCCGGACGGCGAGATCGTCGAGTTCCCGCTACCGGACCGTGCGGCCCGGCCGCACGCGATCGTGGCCGACCCGGCGGGCGGCGTGTGGTTCACCGAGTGGGGCGCCAACCGGATCGGCCACCTCGATCCGACCGGCCGGATCGACGCTCACGACCTGCCCACCCCCGATGCCGAGCCACACGGCATCACCCGCACCGCCGACGGCGTCTGGGCCGCCCTGGAAATCGGCGCGGTAGCCCACCTGCCCCACCCCGCCCAGTCCTCGGTGATCAAGAGGTTTGCGTCAGGATCCGGGCCGGAATTGACGCAAACCTCTTGA
- the panB gene encoding 3-methyl-2-oxobutanoate hydroxymethyltransferase, with product MVESTPNEVTALYGGPATRRVRTRDLIAAKERGERWPMLTSYDQYTASIFDQAGVPVLLVGDSAANNVFGYETTLPITADELLPLVRAVVRATRQSLIVGDLPFGSYEEGPGQALRTAVRFMKEGGCHAVKLEGGRRCAAQIAAIVGAGIPVMAHIGFTPQSEHTLGGYRVQGRGDAADEVLADARAVAEAGAFAVVLEMVPGEVAKRITNELPVPTVGIGAGPDTDAQVLVWQDMAGLRTGKTPRFVKRYADLAGALTDATRRFADEVRGGEFPAAEHTF from the coding sequence ATGGTGGAGTCCACTCCGAACGAGGTGACCGCGCTCTACGGGGGCCCGGCCACCCGACGGGTCCGCACCCGGGACCTGATCGCCGCCAAGGAACGCGGTGAGCGGTGGCCGATGCTCACCTCGTACGACCAGTACACGGCGTCGATCTTCGACCAGGCCGGCGTCCCGGTGCTGCTGGTCGGCGACTCGGCCGCGAACAACGTGTTCGGCTACGAGACGACCCTGCCGATCACCGCCGACGAGCTGCTTCCGCTGGTGCGGGCCGTGGTGCGGGCGACCCGGCAGTCGCTGATCGTGGGTGACCTGCCGTTCGGCTCCTACGAGGAGGGGCCCGGCCAGGCGCTGCGCACCGCCGTCCGGTTCATGAAGGAGGGCGGCTGCCACGCGGTGAAGCTGGAGGGTGGCCGTCGCTGCGCCGCGCAGATCGCCGCGATCGTCGGCGCCGGCATTCCGGTGATGGCGCACATCGGCTTCACCCCGCAGAGCGAACACACCCTGGGCGGCTACCGCGTGCAGGGCCGGGGCGACGCCGCCGACGAGGTGCTCGCCGACGCACGGGCGGTGGCGGAGGCGGGCGCGTTCGCGGTGGTGCTGGAGATGGTGCCCGGCGAGGTGGCCAAGCGGATCACCAACGAGCTGCCGGTCCCGACGGTGGGCATCGGCGCCGGCCCGGACACCGACGCGCAGGTGCTGGTCTGGCAGGACATGGCCGGCCTGCGCACCGGGAAGACGCCACGCTTCGTCAAGCGGTACGCGGACCTGGCCGGGGCCCTCACCGACGCCACCCGCCGTTTCGCCGACGAGGTCCGGGGTGGCGAGTTCCCCGCCGCCGAACACACCTTCTAG
- a CDS encoding RNB domain-containing ribonuclease yields MVIRRVLAPRIDFGALRRELGLPEEFPPDAQREADEAAGAPPRPPVDRTDVPFVTVDPATSRDLDQAMHLARRPGGGYRVRYAIADVAAHVRPGGALEAETWRRGQTIYLPDGNVPLHPHTLSEGAASLLPDDDRAAVIWTIDLDADGGTVAVELERAMVRSRAKLDYAGVQAAAEAGRLPDPIALLPEIGDLLTARGLRRGAINLPLPEQDLEPDGEGWRLVLRAPVPMEEHNAQISLLTGMAAADIMLAGRIGLLRTMPAPKPEAVQRLRAAAAPLGVHWPEEMGPGQVIAGLDPAQPRAAAFIDQAAELMRGAAYTAFDGTVPEQPEHGGVAAAYAHVTAPLRRLADRYATEVCLALHEDRPVPDWLRAALPRLPEVMASTDRTASAAARGAVDLAEAAVLEHRVGETFDAAVLDVDAPPNGRSRPRPPGGTVALDEPPVRARCLGRLPLGERVRVRLVTADPAARTVLFELA; encoded by the coding sequence GTGGTCATCCGACGCGTACTCGCGCCCCGCATCGACTTCGGCGCGCTGCGCCGCGAACTCGGCCTGCCCGAGGAGTTCCCGCCCGACGCCCAGCGTGAGGCGGACGAGGCGGCGGGCGCGCCGCCTCGTCCGCCCGTCGACCGCACCGACGTACCGTTCGTCACCGTCGACCCGGCGACCTCCCGGGACCTGGACCAGGCGATGCACCTCGCCCGCCGTCCCGGTGGGGGTTACCGGGTGCGGTACGCGATCGCCGACGTCGCCGCGCACGTCAGGCCGGGCGGCGCGTTGGAGGCGGAGACCTGGCGGCGGGGGCAGACGATCTACCTGCCCGACGGGAACGTGCCGCTGCACCCCCACACCCTCAGCGAGGGCGCCGCCAGTCTGCTGCCCGACGACGACCGGGCCGCGGTGATCTGGACGATCGACCTGGACGCCGACGGCGGCACCGTGGCTGTCGAACTGGAACGCGCCATGGTCCGCAGCCGCGCCAAACTCGACTACGCCGGGGTGCAGGCGGCGGCCGAGGCCGGTCGACTACCCGACCCGATCGCGCTGTTGCCGGAGATCGGCGACCTGTTGACCGCCCGTGGGTTGCGTCGCGGCGCGATCAACCTGCCGCTGCCCGAGCAGGACCTGGAACCCGACGGCGAGGGCTGGCGGCTGGTGCTGCGCGCGCCGGTGCCCATGGAGGAGCACAACGCCCAGATCTCCCTGCTGACCGGGATGGCCGCCGCCGACATCATGCTGGCCGGCCGCATCGGGTTGCTGCGGACCATGCCGGCTCCCAAGCCGGAGGCGGTGCAGCGGCTACGGGCCGCCGCCGCACCGCTGGGCGTGCACTGGCCGGAGGAGATGGGCCCGGGTCAGGTGATCGCCGGTCTGGACCCCGCCCAGCCGCGCGCCGCCGCTTTCATCGACCAGGCGGCCGAGTTGATGCGCGGTGCCGCGTACACCGCCTTCGACGGGACGGTGCCGGAGCAGCCGGAGCACGGCGGTGTGGCAGCCGCGTACGCCCACGTCACGGCGCCGTTGCGACGCCTGGCCGACCGGTACGCCACCGAGGTCTGCCTGGCGCTGCACGAGGACCGGCCGGTGCCCGACTGGCTCCGTGCCGCGTTGCCCCGGCTGCCGGAGGTGATGGCGAGCACCGACCGGACCGCCTCGGCGGCGGCCCGGGGCGCGGTCGACCTGGCCGAGGCCGCGGTGTTGGAGCACCGGGTGGGCGAAACCTTCGACGCGGCGGTCCTCGACGTCGACGCCCCGCCCAACGGTCGGTCCCGTCCCCGACCGCCGGGCGGCACCGTGGCCCTGGACGAGCCGCCGGTACGCGCCCGCTGCCTCGGGCGACTGCCGCTCGGCGAACGGGTCCGGGTCCGCCTGGTCACCGCCGACCCGGCGGCCCGCACCGTCCTGTTCGAGTTGGCCTGA
- a CDS encoding type 1 glutamine amidotransferase, whose product MATALVIENDPTDDARRLGEWLTEAGLELWVVRPHAGDELPADLEGYAALVVLGGEQQAYPLPDGSPGAPWFPAVEGLLRKAVRHRVPTLAVCLGAQLLATAHAGLVERSPSGPEIGPGVVGRRDAAESDPLFRYVPLIPDVLHWHVDEITELPRGATLLAASTRYPHQAFRLGDRAWGLQFHIECDAAMIADWSTDSAQLAELGYDPELVVAACASVLADIEEVWQPFAARFAALALGELDDSVTRRGLPLLGH is encoded by the coding sequence GTGGCAACCGCGCTGGTGATCGAGAACGACCCGACCGACGACGCCCGCCGGCTGGGCGAGTGGCTGACCGAGGCGGGGCTGGAGTTGTGGGTGGTCCGCCCGCACGCCGGCGACGAGCTCCCCGCCGACCTGGAGGGGTACGCGGCGCTGGTGGTGCTCGGCGGCGAACAGCAGGCGTACCCGCTGCCGGACGGCTCGCCCGGCGCGCCCTGGTTCCCGGCCGTGGAGGGCCTGTTGCGCAAGGCGGTCCGGCACCGGGTGCCGACCCTGGCCGTCTGCCTGGGCGCGCAGCTGCTCGCCACCGCGCACGCCGGGCTGGTCGAGCGCAGCCCGTCCGGGCCGGAGATCGGCCCCGGCGTGGTGGGCCGGCGCGACGCCGCCGAGAGCGACCCACTGTTCCGGTACGTGCCGTTGATCCCGGACGTGCTCCATTGGCACGTCGACGAGATCACCGAGCTGCCCCGGGGCGCGACCCTGCTGGCCGCGTCGACCCGTTACCCGCACCAGGCGTTCCGGCTCGGTGACCGGGCCTGGGGTCTGCAGTTCCACATCGAGTGCGACGCCGCGATGATCGCCGACTGGTCGACCGACTCGGCCCAACTCGCCGAGCTGGGCTACGACCCGGAGTTGGTGGTGGCGGCCTGCGCCTCGGTGTTGGCCGACATCGAGGAGGTCTGGCAGCCGTTCGCCGCCCGGTTCGCCGCGCTGGCGCTCGGCGAGTTGGACGACAGCGTGACGCGGCGCGGCCTGCCGCTGCTCGGGCACTGA
- the glnA gene encoding type I glutamate--ammonia ligase gives MDRQQEFVLRTLEERDIRFVRLWFTDVLGTLKSVSVAPAELEAAFEEGIGFDGSAIEGFARVFESDMVAMPDPTTFQVFPFEGGVSGESARMFCDILLPDGGPSWADPRHVLRRALSKAAEKGFTFYTHPEIEFFLLENGPQDGSLPTPVDTGGYFEHTTHAVARDFRRQGVLALERIGISVEFSHHEVAPGQQEIDLRYADALTTADNIMTFRHVVKEVALSTGVQASFMPKPFTDQPGSGMHTHLSLFEGERNAFHDSGDPMKLSKVAKSFIAGLLVHAREYTAVTNQWVNSYKRLFPQHLPDRITESPAYVCWGHLNRSALVRVPAYGKPNSARVEVRSLDSATNPYLAFAVLLGAGLKGIEEGYELPPGAEDDVWALTSAERRAMGYEALPENLAEAIDVMAESELVAEVLGEHVFDFFLRNKRAEWEQYRREVTPYERQRYLAL, from the coding sequence GTGGACCGTCAGCAGGAGTTCGTCCTCCGGACGCTGGAAGAGCGGGACATCCGGTTCGTCCGGCTGTGGTTCACCGACGTGCTGGGCACGCTCAAGAGCGTCTCGGTGGCGCCAGCGGAGCTGGAGGCCGCCTTCGAGGAGGGCATCGGCTTCGACGGCTCGGCGATCGAGGGCTTCGCCCGGGTCTTCGAATCGGACATGGTGGCCATGCCCGACCCGACCACCTTCCAGGTCTTCCCGTTCGAGGGCGGGGTCAGCGGCGAGAGCGCCCGGATGTTCTGCGACATCCTGCTGCCCGACGGCGGGCCCTCCTGGGCCGACCCCCGGCACGTGCTGCGCCGGGCCCTGTCCAAGGCCGCCGAGAAGGGCTTCACCTTCTACACCCACCCGGAGATCGAGTTCTTCCTGCTGGAGAACGGCCCGCAGGACGGCTCGCTGCCCACCCCGGTCGACACCGGCGGCTACTTCGAGCACACCACCCACGCGGTGGCCCGCGACTTCCGCCGTCAGGGCGTGCTGGCGCTGGAGCGCATCGGCATCTCGGTGGAGTTCAGCCACCACGAGGTCGCCCCCGGCCAGCAGGAGATCGACCTGCGCTACGCCGACGCGCTGACCACCGCCGACAACATCATGACCTTCCGGCACGTGGTCAAGGAGGTGGCGCTCTCCACCGGCGTGCAGGCCAGCTTCATGCCGAAGCCCTTCACCGACCAGCCGGGCAGTGGCATGCACACCCACCTGTCGCTGTTCGAGGGGGAGCGCAACGCCTTCCACGACTCCGGCGACCCGATGAAGCTCTCCAAGGTGGCGAAGTCGTTCATCGCCGGCCTGCTGGTGCACGCCCGGGAGTACACGGCGGTCACCAACCAGTGGGTCAACTCGTACAAGCGGCTCTTCCCGCAGCACCTGCCGGACCGCATCACCGAGAGCCCGGCGTACGTCTGCTGGGGTCACCTCAACCGGTCCGCGCTGGTCCGCGTGCCCGCGTACGGCAAGCCCAACTCGGCCCGGGTCGAGGTCCGCTCGCTGGACTCGGCGACCAACCCGTACCTCGCCTTCGCGGTGCTGCTCGGTGCCGGCCTGAAGGGCATCGAGGAGGGGTACGAGCTGCCGCCCGGCGCCGAGGACGACGTCTGGGCGCTGACCAGCGCGGAACGGCGTGCGATGGGCTACGAGGCGCTGCCGGAGAACCTGGCCGAGGCGATCGACGTGATGGCCGAGTCCGAGCTGGTCGCCGAGGTGCTCGGCGAGCACGTCTTCGACTTCTTCCTGCGCAACAAGCGGGCCGAGTGGGAGCAGTACCGCCGCGAGGTCACCCCGTACGAGCGGCAGCGTTACCTGGCGCTGTAG
- the npdG gene encoding NADPH-dependent F420 reductase translates to MAYDASTLPDVSGLTVGIIGGTGDQGRGLAYRFARAGQTVLIGSRNAERAAESAAEIAALPGVPADAGVTGAANDEVARRSDVVIIAVPWDGHAATVAALAEPLAGRIVVDCVNPLGFDKQGPYALTVAEGSAVQQAAALLPDSRVCAAFNHVSAPLLADPEVDRIDLDVLICTEDRELVGIVGALAARIPGMRGIYAGRLRNAHQVEAFTANLIAINKRYKAHAGIRVTDV, encoded by the coding sequence ATGGCATACGACGCGAGCACGCTCCCCGACGTGTCCGGGCTGACGGTCGGCATCATCGGTGGCACCGGCGACCAGGGGCGGGGCCTGGCCTACCGGTTCGCGCGGGCCGGGCAGACGGTGCTGATCGGTTCCCGCAACGCGGAGCGGGCCGCCGAGTCCGCCGCCGAGATCGCCGCGCTGCCGGGCGTGCCGGCCGACGCCGGTGTCACCGGCGCGGCCAACGACGAGGTGGCCCGGCGCAGCGACGTGGTGATCATCGCGGTGCCGTGGGACGGGCACGCCGCCACCGTCGCCGCCCTCGCCGAGCCGCTCGCCGGTCGGATCGTCGTCGACTGCGTCAACCCGCTCGGCTTCGACAAGCAGGGCCCGTACGCGCTGACCGTCGCCGAGGGCAGCGCCGTGCAGCAGGCCGCCGCGCTCCTGCCCGACTCCCGGGTCTGCGCGGCGTTCAACCACGTCAGCGCCCCGCTGCTGGCCGACCCGGAGGTCGACCGGATCGACCTGGACGTGCTGATCTGCACCGAGGACCGCGAACTCGTCGGCATCGTGGGTGCGCTCGCCGCCCGGATCCCGGGGATGCGCGGCATCTACGCCGGTCGGCTGCGCAACGCCCACCAGGTCGAGGCGTTCACCGCCAACCTGATCGCCATCAACAAGCGCTACAAGGCACACGCCGGCATCCGCGTCACCGACGTCTGA
- a CDS encoding NAD+ synthase, producing MPTLRLALSQVNPSVGDIAGNADLVRSWTRQAADAGAQLVLFPELMLTGYPVEDLVFRRSFVAASRAAVERLAADLATDGLGDVPVVVGYLDADGPPQVSGDAEPGRGARNAAALLHRGTVAARYFKHHLPNYGVFDEDRYFVSGDALTVVRIGGVDVALTICEDLWQAGGPFAAARRAGVGLVVNINGSPYELNKDDIRLPLVRRRAAEAGAAIAYVNMIGGQDELVFEGDSMIVSADGDLLTRAPQFVEHLLVHDVDLPTATDLPTGESVADGMRIVRSTLDGIPAAPTGPAATGGLIEPVADEAEVWQALVLGLRDYVNKNRFPSVVLGLSGGIDSAVVAALAVDALGPDRVVGVSLPSQHSSEHSREDAADLAKRTGLDYRVEPIQPMVDGFLANLSLSGLAVENLQARVRGVILMALSNQEGHLVLTTGNKSELAVGYSTLYGDSVGGFNPVKDVWKTLIWRLAKWRNTDAARRGETPPIPENSIGKPPSAELSPGQLDSDSLPEYDVLDPILIGYVDGDLGRDGLVESGHDPAVVDKVLRLVDTAEYKRRQSAPGTKISMKAFGRDRRLPITNRWRERG from the coding sequence ATGCCCACCCTGCGTCTCGCCCTGTCCCAGGTCAACCCGAGCGTCGGCGACATCGCCGGCAACGCCGACCTGGTCCGCAGCTGGACTCGCCAGGCCGCCGATGCCGGCGCCCAGTTGGTGCTCTTCCCGGAGCTGATGCTGACCGGTTACCCGGTCGAGGACCTGGTCTTCCGGCGCTCCTTCGTGGCCGCGTCCCGGGCCGCCGTGGAGCGGCTCGCGGCCGACCTCGCCACCGACGGGCTCGGCGACGTGCCGGTCGTGGTCGGCTACCTGGACGCCGACGGGCCGCCGCAGGTCAGTGGGGACGCCGAGCCGGGCCGGGGGGCCCGTAACGCCGCCGCGCTGCTGCACAGGGGCACCGTCGCCGCCCGCTACTTCAAGCACCACCTGCCCAACTACGGCGTCTTCGACGAGGACCGCTACTTCGTCTCCGGGGACGCGCTGACCGTGGTGCGGATCGGCGGGGTGGACGTCGCGCTGACCATCTGCGAGGACCTGTGGCAGGCCGGGGGCCCGTTCGCCGCCGCCCGGCGCGCGGGCGTCGGCCTCGTGGTCAACATCAACGGCTCGCCGTACGAGCTGAACAAGGACGACATCCGGCTGCCGCTGGTGCGCCGCCGGGCCGCCGAGGCGGGTGCCGCCATCGCGTACGTGAACATGATCGGCGGCCAGGACGAACTGGTCTTCGAGGGTGACTCGATGATCGTCAGCGCGGACGGTGACCTGCTCACCCGGGCTCCCCAGTTCGTCGAGCACCTGCTCGTGCACGACGTCGACCTGCCGACCGCCACCGACCTGCCGACCGGCGAGTCCGTCGCGGACGGCATGCGGATCGTCCGCAGCACCCTCGACGGGATTCCGGCCGCGCCGACCGGCCCGGCCGCCACCGGCGGTCTGATCGAGCCGGTGGCCGACGAGGCCGAGGTGTGGCAGGCGCTGGTCCTCGGTCTGCGCGACTACGTCAACAAGAACCGGTTCCCGTCGGTGGTCCTCGGTCTCTCCGGCGGCATCGACTCGGCGGTGGTGGCCGCGTTGGCCGTCGACGCCCTCGGACCGGACCGGGTGGTCGGAGTGTCGCTGCCCAGCCAGCACTCCTCCGAGCACTCCCGGGAGGACGCCGCGGACCTGGCCAAGCGCACCGGCCTGGACTACCGGGTCGAACCGATCCAGCCGATGGTGGACGGGTTCCTGGCCAACCTGTCGCTGTCCGGCCTGGCCGTGGAGAATCTGCAGGCCCGGGTTCGTGGCGTGATCCTGATGGCGCTGTCGAACCAGGAGGGCCACCTGGTGCTGACCACCGGCAACAAGAGTGAGCTGGCGGTCGGCTACTCCACCCTGTACGGCGACTCGGTGGGCGGCTTCAACCCGGTCAAGGACGTCTGGAAGACGTTGATCTGGCGACTCGCCAAGTGGCGCAACACCGACGCGGCCCGGCGCGGCGAGACCCCGCCGATCCCGGAGAACTCGATCGGGAAGCCGCCGAGCGCCGAGCTGAGCCCGGGGCAGCTCGACAGCGACAGCCTGCCCGAGTACGACGTGCTGGACCCGATCCTGATCGGCTACGTCGACGGCGACCTCGGCCGCGACGGGCTGGTCGAGTCGGGCCACGACCCGGCGGTGGTGGACAAGGTGCTGCGGCTGGTGGATACCGCCGAGTACAAGCGACGGCAGTCCGCGCCGGGCACGAAGATCTCGATGAAGGCGTTCGGTCGGGACCGCCGTCTGCCGATCACCAACCGGTGGCGCGAGCGCGGCTGA
- a CDS encoding DUF350 domain-containing protein, translated as MLEDLLSGAWQSVVFGIVGVGLMAAGFGLVDLLTPGRLRDLIWVDRNANAGLLLAANQLGIAGIVFTAILTSYSDFGKGLASTVVFGLVGLAIMALAFVVLDLLTPGKLGEVICSPEPHPAARVSAATHFGAALIVCACIA; from the coding sequence GTGCTGGAGGATCTGCTCAGCGGTGCCTGGCAGAGCGTCGTGTTCGGGATCGTGGGCGTCGGGCTCATGGCGGCCGGGTTCGGGCTGGTCGACCTGCTGACCCCGGGCCGGCTGCGGGACCTGATCTGGGTCGACCGCAACGCCAACGCCGGGCTGTTGCTCGCCGCCAACCAGCTCGGCATCGCCGGGATCGTCTTCACCGCGATCCTGACCAGCTACAGCGACTTCGGCAAGGGGCTCGCCTCCACCGTGGTCTTCGGGCTGGTCGGCCTGGCCATCATGGCGCTGGCCTTCGTCGTGCTGGACCTGCTCACCCCGGGCAAGCTCGGCGAGGTCATCTGCTCACCCGAGCCGCACCCGGCGGCCCGGGTCAGCGCCGCCACCCACTTCGGGGCCGCACTGATCGTCTGCGCCTGCATCGCCTGA
- a CDS encoding LD-carboxypeptidase codes for MISEHTTAAVRPPVLVPGDAVLLVSPSGPTSPERVARGMELLVGWGLRPVPAPNAYARHGYLAGTDELRAADLNAAFADPEIRGVICTRGGYGVQRIVDAVDMAAVRRDPKVVAGFSDITALQFALWRGARLAGVHGPGAAWRDERTPLRSAESLHAALMTTEPVSISAVPTEETFDVRVPGHATGTLLGGNLCMIAASIGTPDLPDLTGAVLLIEDVQEPPYKVDRMLTHLRRAGALDGLAGVAVGQFTDCGDGWDTTIVDVLTERLGDLGVPVLGGLPIGHGKDQLTVPVGTRATINTETGTLTVAPAVSPRLPR; via the coding sequence GTGATCAGCGAGCACACCACCGCCGCCGTCCGCCCACCCGTGCTGGTGCCCGGTGACGCCGTGCTGCTGGTGTCGCCGTCCGGGCCGACCTCGCCGGAGCGGGTGGCCCGGGGCATGGAGTTGCTGGTCGGTTGGGGTCTGCGCCCGGTGCCGGCCCCGAACGCGTACGCCCGCCACGGCTACCTCGCCGGCACCGACGAGCTGCGCGCCGCCGACCTGAACGCGGCCTTCGCCGATCCGGAGATCCGGGGGGTGATCTGCACCCGGGGCGGGTACGGCGTCCAGCGGATCGTGGACGCCGTCGACATGGCCGCCGTCCGCCGCGACCCGAAGGTGGTGGCCGGTTTCTCGGACATCACCGCCCTGCAGTTCGCGTTGTGGCGGGGCGCCCGGCTGGCCGGGGTGCATGGCCCGGGGGCGGCCTGGCGCGACGAGCGGACCCCGCTGCGCTCCGCCGAGTCCCTGCACGCGGCGCTGATGACGACCGAACCGGTGTCGATCAGTGCGGTGCCCACCGAGGAGACGTTCGACGTCCGCGTGCCGGGTCACGCCACCGGCACCCTGCTCGGCGGCAACCTGTGCATGATCGCCGCGTCGATCGGCACACCGGACCTGCCCGACCTGACCGGTGCGGTGCTGTTGATCGAGGATGTGCAGGAGCCCCCGTACAAGGTCGACCGGATGCTCACCCACCTCCGTCGGGCCGGCGCGTTGGACGGCCTGGCCGGGGTGGCGGTCGGGCAGTTCACCGACTGCGGCGACGGCTGGGACACCACGATCGTGGACGTGCTCACCGAACGCCTCGGCGACCTGGGCGTACCGGTCCTCGGCGGCCTCCCCATCGGCCACGGCAAAGACCAACTGACGGTCCCGGTGGGCACCCGAGCGACCATCAACACCGAAACCGGAACCCTGACGGTGGCCCCCGCCGTCTCCCCCCGTCTCCCCCGGTGA